One genomic window of Streptomyces sp. WP-1 includes the following:
- a CDS encoding DUF47 domain-containing protein, with protein sequence MRFRLTPRETSFYDMFAASADNIVTGSKLLMELLGADSSARAEIAERMRAAEHAGDDATHAIFHQLNSSFITPFDREDIYALAGSLDDIMDFMEEAVDLVVLYQVEELPKGVEQQIEVLARAAELTAEAMPNLRTMDNLTEYWIEVNRLENQADQIHRKLLAHLFNGKYDAIEVLKLKQIVDVLEEAADAFEHVANTVETIAVKES encoded by the coding sequence GTGCGCTTTCGTCTGACCCCCAGGGAGACGAGCTTCTACGACATGTTCGCCGCTTCCGCGGACAACATCGTCACCGGCTCGAAACTCCTGATGGAACTGCTCGGGGCGGACTCCTCCGCCCGGGCCGAGATCGCAGAGCGTATGCGGGCCGCGGAACACGCAGGTGACGACGCCACGCACGCGATCTTCCACCAGCTGAACTCCTCGTTCATCACGCCGTTCGACCGTGAGGACATCTACGCCCTCGCCGGTTCCCTGGACGACATCATGGACTTCATGGAGGAGGCCGTCGACCTCGTCGTCCTCTACCAGGTCGAGGAACTGCCCAAGGGCGTCGAGCAGCAGATCGAGGTGCTGGCCCGCGCGGCCGAGCTGACCGCGGAGGCGATGCCGAACCTCCGCACCATGGACAACCTCACCGAGTACTGGATCGAGGTCAACCGCCTGGAGAACCAGGCCGACCAGATCCACCGCAAGCTGCTGGCCCACCTCTTCAACGGCAAGTACGACGCGATCGAGGTGCTGAAGCTCAAGCAGATCGTGGACGTGCTGGAAGAGGCGGCGGACGCGTTCGAGCACGTGGCGAACACGGTGGAGACCATCGCCGTCAAGGAGTCCTGA
- a CDS encoding metal-sensitive transcriptional regulator codes for MTTTEAGATAPSDQTDCAGHTTHGYHKQKDEHLKRLRRIEGQIRGLQRMVDEDTYCIDILTQVSASTKALQSFALQLLEEHLRHCVADAALKGGDEIDAKVDEATKAIGRLLRT; via the coding sequence ATGACGACCACCGAGGCCGGCGCCACGGCACCCTCCGACCAGACGGACTGCGCCGGGCACACCACGCACGGTTACCACAAGCAGAAGGACGAGCACCTCAAGCGGCTGCGCCGGATCGAGGGGCAGATCCGGGGCCTTCAGCGGATGGTGGACGAGGACACCTACTGCATCGACATACTCACCCAGGTCTCGGCCTCCACCAAGGCGCTCCAGTCCTTCGCGCTCCAGCTGCTGGAGGAACACCTGCGGCACTGCGTGGCGGACGCGGCCCTCAAGGGCGGCGACGAGATCGACGCGAAGGTGGACGAGGCGACCAAGGCGATCGGCCGCCTGCTGCGCACCTGA
- a CDS encoding DUF6879 family protein, whose product MATSSSRTLGAWFTAFEREAFRLETLDDYSRSGGADAYQAFLAGREQPESYQAAEWLRTVGDATEAGKRVYRVHILSRPLTDYLRFELSWGYRRNMTAGEEFFILDVTEKPNPIPDAPDFWMFDSTATAVMSYDDAGKYLGSEFAEGDLIAEFRAYRDTALAQAVPFTEWWARHGE is encoded by the coding sequence ATGGCAACCTCGTCTAGCCGGACGTTGGGGGCCTGGTTCACCGCGTTCGAGCGCGAAGCGTTTCGGCTGGAGACGCTGGACGACTACAGCCGGTCGGGAGGAGCCGACGCCTACCAGGCGTTTCTGGCGGGTCGGGAGCAGCCGGAGTCGTACCAGGCGGCCGAGTGGCTGAGGACGGTGGGGGACGCCACCGAGGCCGGGAAACGCGTGTATCGCGTGCACATTCTGTCCCGCCCGCTCACGGATTATCTCCGGTTCGAGCTGTCCTGGGGATATCGGCGCAACATGACCGCCGGTGAGGAGTTCTTCATCCTCGACGTCACCGAGAAGCCGAACCCGATCCCGGACGCACCCGATTTCTGGATGTTCGACAGTACGGCTACGGCAGTGATGTCGTACGACGATGCCGGGAAATACCTCGGAAGCGAATTCGCCGAGGGGGACCTGATCGCCGAATTCCGCGCCTACCGTGACACGGCACTGGCGCAGGCTGTGCCGTTCACGGAATGGTGGGCACGGCACGGGGAGTGA
- the pstA gene encoding phosphate ABC transporter permease PstA — protein MSTAAVTDKRGSSLRSASLPKWSPWAIAAGAIVVAVGIGEGAGLTSHVQWGVIAALLFVLGTYVIASAVEGRRQAKDRIATSLVWVAFLLAVVPLVSLVWTTVKRGVKVLDPYFLTHSMGVVADSEPGGGIYHAIIGSLEQVGLATLIGAPVGVLTAIYLVEYGRGGLARAVTFFVDVMTGIPSIVAGLFILSLMLMADMQPFGFAGSLALAILMMPVVVRSTEEMLKLVPNELREASLALGVPKWRTILKVVLPTSIGGITTGIMLAIARIAGETAPVLLLVWGNSFINNNPFSGAQQALPLYIYQQYSQSSGSTAAYDRAWAASLTLIAFVMILNLAARGIARWKAPR, from the coding sequence ATGAGCACCGCAGCCGTCACCGACAAGCGCGGCAGCTCGCTGCGCAGCGCCAGCCTGCCGAAGTGGTCGCCGTGGGCGATCGCCGCGGGCGCGATCGTGGTCGCGGTGGGCATCGGCGAGGGCGCCGGCCTCACCAGCCACGTGCAGTGGGGCGTGATCGCCGCGCTGCTGTTCGTCCTCGGCACCTACGTCATCGCCTCCGCGGTGGAGGGCCGGCGCCAGGCCAAGGACCGCATCGCCACCTCGCTGGTGTGGGTCGCCTTCCTGCTCGCCGTGGTCCCGCTGGTCTCGCTGGTCTGGACGACCGTCAAGCGCGGTGTGAAGGTCCTCGACCCCTACTTCCTGACGCACTCCATGGGCGTCGTCGCCGACTCCGAGCCGGGCGGCGGCATCTACCACGCGATCATCGGCAGCCTGGAGCAGGTCGGCCTCGCCACCCTGATCGGCGCGCCGGTGGGTGTGCTCACCGCGATCTACCTGGTGGAGTACGGCCGCGGCGGCCTCGCCCGCGCGGTCACCTTCTTCGTCGACGTCATGACGGGCATCCCGTCGATCGTCGCGGGCCTGTTCATCCTCAGCCTGATGCTGATGGCCGACATGCAGCCCTTCGGCTTCGCCGGCTCGCTGGCGCTGGCCATCCTGATGATGCCGGTCGTGGTCCGCTCCACGGAGGAGATGCTCAAGCTCGTGCCGAACGAGCTGCGCGAGGCGTCCCTGGCGCTCGGCGTGCCCAAGTGGCGCACCATCCTGAAGGTGGTCCTGCCGACCTCCATCGGCGGCATCACCACGGGCATCATGCTGGCCATCGCCCGTATCGCGGGTGAGACGGCGCCGGTCCTGCTGCTGGTGTGGGGCAACTCCTTCATCAACAACAACCCGTTCTCGGGTGCCCAGCAGGCGCTGCCGCTGTACATCTACCAGCAGTACTCGCAGAGCTCCGGTTCCACGGCGGCGTACGACCGCGCCTGGGCGGCCTCGCTCACGCTGATCGCCTTCGTGATGATCCTCAACCTGGCGGCCCGCGGCATCGCCCGCTGGAAGGCCCCCCGCTGA
- the pstB gene encoding phosphate ABC transporter ATP-binding protein PstB, with translation MAKRIDVSGLTAYYGSHKAIEDISMTVEPRSVTAFIGPSGCGKSTFLRTLNRMHEVTPGGRVEGKVLLDDEDLYGNGVDPVSVRREVGMVFQRPNPFPTMSIFDNVAAGLRLNGSYRKSELNDIVEKSLKGANLWNEVKDRLNKPGAGLSGGQQQRLCIARAIAVEPKVLLMDEPCSALDPISTLAIEDLIGELKERFTIVIVTHNMQQAARVSDRTAFFNLAAVGQPGRLIEIDDTERIFSNPSVQATEDYISGRFG, from the coding sequence ATGGCCAAGCGAATCGATGTAAGCGGACTGACCGCCTACTACGGCTCCCACAAGGCGATCGAGGACATCTCGATGACCGTCGAGCCCCGCTCGGTGACGGCGTTCATCGGGCCCTCCGGCTGCGGCAAGTCGACGTTCCTGCGCACCCTGAACCGCATGCACGAGGTCACTCCGGGCGGGCGGGTCGAGGGCAAGGTGCTGCTCGACGACGAGGACCTGTACGGCAACGGGGTCGACCCGGTGTCGGTGCGGCGCGAGGTGGGCATGGTCTTCCAGCGCCCGAACCCGTTCCCCACGATGTCGATCTTCGACAACGTGGCCGCCGGTCTCCGTCTGAACGGCAGCTACCGCAAGAGCGAGCTGAACGACATCGTCGAGAAGTCGCTCAAGGGCGCGAACCTCTGGAACGAGGTCAAGGACCGCCTGAACAAGCCGGGCGCCGGTCTCTCCGGCGGCCAGCAGCAGCGGCTCTGCATCGCCCGCGCGATCGCGGTCGAGCCCAAGGTGCTGCTGATGGACGAGCCGTGCTCCGCGCTCGACCCGATCTCCACGCTCGCGATCGAGGACCTGATCGGTGAGCTGAAGGAGCGGTTCACGATCGTCATCGTGACGCACAACATGCAGCAGGCGGCGCGCGTCTCCGACCGCACGGCCTTCTTCAACCTCGCCGCGGTGGGCCAGCCCGGCCGCCTGATCGAGATCGACGACACGGAGCGGATCTTCTCCAACCCGTCGGTGCAGGCGACGGAGGACTACATCTCCGGCCGCTTCGGCTGA
- a CDS encoding inorganic phosphate transporter, translating to MDTLALVVTVAVALLFTYTNGFHDSANAIATSVSTRALTPRAALAMAAVMNLAGAFLGSGVAKTVSEGLIETPTGGTGMGILFAALLGAIAWNLVTWYYGLPSSSSHALFGGLVGAALAGGTAVHWDGVVDKIIVPMFLSPVVGLVVGYLVMLLIMWLFRRANPHKAKRGFRIAQTVSAAGMALGHGLQDAQKTMGVVVMALVIAGHGTFDDPIPVWVKLVSAMMLSLGTYAGGWRIMRTLGRKIIELDPPQGFAAEATGASIMFGTAYLFKAPISTTHVITSAIMGVGATRRVNAVRWGVAKNIVLGWFITMPAAGLVAALAFGLVKLTVL from the coding sequence ATGGACACCCTGGCTCTGGTCGTGACCGTAGCGGTCGCGCTTCTGTTCACCTACACCAACGGCTTCCACGACTCGGCGAACGCGATCGCCACGTCGGTCTCCACGCGGGCGCTGACCCCGCGGGCGGCGCTGGCGATGGCCGCCGTGATGAACCTCGCCGGCGCGTTCCTCGGCTCCGGGGTCGCCAAGACGGTCAGCGAGGGGCTGATCGAGACGCCGACGGGCGGCACGGGGATGGGAATCCTCTTCGCCGCGCTCCTCGGCGCGATCGCCTGGAACCTGGTCACCTGGTACTACGGCCTGCCCTCTTCCTCCTCGCACGCGCTGTTCGGCGGCCTGGTGGGGGCGGCGCTCGCGGGCGGTACGGCGGTCCACTGGGACGGCGTGGTCGACAAGATCATCGTGCCGATGTTCCTGTCCCCGGTCGTCGGTCTGGTCGTCGGCTACCTCGTGATGCTGCTGATCATGTGGCTCTTCCGCCGCGCCAATCCGCACAAGGCCAAGCGGGGCTTCCGCATAGCGCAGACGGTCTCCGCGGCGGGCATGGCGCTCGGCCACGGTCTCCAGGACGCCCAGAAGACGATGGGTGTCGTGGTGATGGCCCTGGTCATCGCCGGGCACGGCACGTTCGACGACCCGATCCCGGTGTGGGTGAAGCTGGTCTCGGCGATGATGCTGTCGCTCGGTACGTACGCCGGTGGCTGGCGCATCATGCGCACGCTCGGCCGGAAGATCATCGAACTGGACCCGCCGCAGGGGTTCGCCGCGGAGGCGACGGGCGCGTCGATCATGTTCGGTACGGCCTACCTCTTCAAGGCGCCGATCTCCACGACGCATGTCATCACCTCGGCCATCATGGGCGTCGGCGCGACGAGGCGGGTGAACGCCGTGCGCTGGGGCGTGGCCAAGAACATCGTCCTGGGCTGGTTCATCACGATGCCGGCGGCTGGACTGGTCGCCGCGCTGGCCTTCGGCCTGGTGAAGCTGACGGTCCTCTGA
- a CDS encoding helix-turn-helix transcriptional regulator: MNKAELGSALRALRQASGMEAKTVARRAAMSGSKLSKIENGSVMPSVVDVEQILTAIGISEEARTKYMSAARAAATEATAWRLYRRLGYHRKQQQIQAMESRTTLLRLFQPSLVPGLLQTPEYVQAVLGRKNLTADQLARAVGARLGRQGILYEPGRHLRFIVTESVLRWRIVPPLVMAGQLDKLISVSRIPGVDLRVVPLSAQQVDFPSHSFSIKDDRMVTVETVHAELVVTDPRDISLYIDKFEGFADVAVSGDAMRSMVEEIRDHFLQEREIGWSGAHGLSKMRSVEPAGERNPHDCGP, encoded by the coding sequence GTGAACAAGGCTGAACTGGGGTCCGCGCTGCGGGCGCTGCGGCAGGCATCCGGAATGGAAGCCAAGACCGTCGCCCGCAGGGCGGCCATGTCCGGTTCCAAGCTGTCCAAGATCGAGAACGGCAGCGTCATGCCGAGCGTCGTGGACGTGGAACAGATCCTGACCGCCATCGGGATTTCCGAGGAAGCAAGGACCAAGTACATGTCGGCCGCTCGGGCAGCGGCGACCGAGGCGACGGCCTGGCGCCTGTACCGGCGTCTCGGATATCACCGCAAGCAGCAGCAGATCCAGGCGATGGAATCCCGTACGACCCTGTTGCGGCTCTTTCAACCCTCGCTCGTACCCGGCCTCCTTCAGACGCCGGAATACGTCCAGGCGGTCCTCGGCCGCAAGAACCTCACCGCGGACCAACTCGCCCGGGCCGTGGGCGCGCGACTCGGGAGACAGGGCATTCTGTACGAGCCGGGGCGACACCTTCGTTTCATTGTCACCGAGTCGGTGCTGCGCTGGAGAATCGTCCCGCCTCTGGTGATGGCCGGGCAACTCGACAAGCTCATCTCCGTTTCCCGAATCCCTGGCGTCGATCTCCGTGTCGTGCCGTTGTCCGCACAGCAGGTGGATTTCCCCAGTCACTCGTTCTCGATCAAGGACGACCGCATGGTGACGGTGGAAACCGTACACGCGGAACTTGTGGTGACCGATCCGCGAGACATCTCTCTCTACATCGACAAATTCGAGGGGTTTGCAGACGTTGCCGTTTCCGGAGATGCCATGCGAAGCATGGTCGAGGAAATCCGTGACCATTTCTTGCAGGAACGGGAAATCGGCTGGAGCGGTGCACACGGCCTGTCGAAGATGAGGAGTGTCGAACCAGCCGGAGAGAGGAATCCTCATGACTGTGGCCCCTGA